A single Reinekea thalattae DNA region contains:
- a CDS encoding alpha/beta family hydrolase, whose product MSNQGKRIEVCVTQRLLQGDSGCPLYIMAHGAGAPMDSPFMNAMAEGLVAQGIRVLRFEFDYMYQRRQTGKKRPPERADKLLACFQRVIDEAAADEPVVIGGKSMGGRMATLLAAERDVAGVAVLGYPFHALGKPDKLRVEHFADLSAPVLICQGERDPMGNALEVAEYDLPAQIRVQWFADGDHDLKPRKASGLTHEQHMQSAIEAVAGFIKECV is encoded by the coding sequence CTACAGGGTGACTCGGGTTGTCCGCTTTATATTATGGCGCACGGCGCCGGTGCGCCGATGGATTCGCCCTTTATGAATGCCATGGCCGAAGGTTTGGTGGCGCAAGGTATTCGAGTTCTGCGTTTCGAGTTTGACTATATGTACCAACGGCGGCAGACCGGTAAAAAGCGGCCACCGGAGCGTGCCGATAAATTGCTAGCCTGTTTCCAACGAGTTATCGATGAGGCTGCTGCGGATGAGCCTGTTGTCATTGGTGGTAAGTCGATGGGCGGTCGCATGGCAACGTTGTTAGCTGCCGAACGAGATGTCGCTGGCGTTGCAGTCTTAGGTTACCCTTTTCATGCGTTGGGCAAACCCGATAAGTTGCGAGTTGAGCACTTTGCAGATCTGTCTGCCCCGGTACTTATTTGTCAGGGCGAGCGAGACCCAATGGGTAATGCTTTAGAGGTTGCCGAATACGATTTACCGGCTCAGATCAGGGTGCAGTGGTTTGCCGATGGCGATCACGACCTCAAACCGCGTAAGGCTAGCGGCTTGACTCATGAACAACATATGCAGAGCGCGATTGAAGCGGTTGCTGGTTTTATAAAAGAATGCGTATAA
- a CDS encoding MBL fold metallo-hydrolase: MLQYMTIPVTELMQNCSLVWCDETNEAVLVDPGGEPDRLMQAVEDKGLTLTAIWLTHGHLDHAGGAQTIREQLSVPVIGPGPEDEFLLQSIEQQCQMFGLSGLRNVSTDRYLAEGDELVVGNHRLTVLQTPGHTPGHLSFIHDQQKLAWVGDVLFAGSIGRTDFERSNHEHLIRSVAEKLWPLSDEYRFIPGHGPESTFAEQKQSNPYVSLAALAARNA, from the coding sequence ATGTTGCAATATATGACCATTCCCGTCACTGAGCTTATGCAAAACTGCTCGTTGGTTTGGTGCGATGAAACCAATGAAGCGGTGTTGGTTGATCCGGGCGGCGAGCCTGATCGTCTAATGCAGGCAGTTGAGGATAAGGGGTTGACGCTGACGGCTATTTGGTTAACGCATGGCCACCTTGATCATGCTGGTGGAGCGCAAACTATTCGTGAACAGCTTTCGGTTCCGGTGATTGGTCCTGGCCCTGAAGATGAGTTTCTGCTGCAGTCGATAGAGCAGCAATGCCAGATGTTTGGTCTCAGTGGCTTGCGTAATGTCAGCACCGACCGTTATTTAGCCGAAGGCGATGAGCTGGTGGTTGGTAATCATCGATTAACAGTATTACAAACGCCGGGTCATACGCCGGGTCATTTATCCTTTATTCATGACCAGCAAAAACTGGCTTGGGTTGGTGATGTGTTATTTGCTGGCTCGATTGGTCGAACCGATTTTGAGCGCAGTAATCATGAACACCTTATTCGCTCCGTTGCAGAGAAGCTTTGGCCGTTGAGCGATGAGTATCGTTTTATTCCGGGTCATGGCCCTGAATCGACCTTCGCTGAACAGAAGCAATCTAACCCTTATGTCAGCTTAGCTGCCTTGGCCGCGCGCAACGCTTAG
- the cls gene encoding cardiolipin synthase — MNWQWLVSIGLWLYAAALIALTLRILMKRRPVGVSLAWLLFLYIIPVGGIFAYLLLGERYLGHLRAKRADELFSYYSHWLEHILLEQQNLSPARPVLRPVMELTRGSLGMPIIVGSRWSLHCEASDVFERLIKDIDQAQHSIFMEFYIVEAEGALLPVLTALQHASRRGVDVYMMLDSVGSNRFLHSKHAKQLIAARVQLVDALHANLLRMAFRRQDIRQHRKLVSIDNSIAYTGSMNLADPSYFKTQSGVGPWVDMMVRLEGDIAKVIQGTLIFDWEMETGKRLEKHLQAPEFKAVKDDNLMQLLPSGPALDDEVLLQVLLTGIHNARESVMITTPYFVPDEALLQALKSAAKRGLDVTIIVPAKNDSRLADYAGRSFYLELLQAGVRLLLFKDGLLHTKTVIVDRHLVLIGSVNLDMRSIWLNFEATLIVDDEDFSAEVLSQIEQYRERSDHLTIGQWQKRPRYQRLLENLIQLASPLL; from the coding sequence ATGAACTGGCAATGGTTGGTCAGCATAGGTCTCTGGCTTTATGCCGCGGCCTTAATCGCACTGACACTGCGTATCCTTATGAAGCGCCGCCCAGTTGGCGTTTCACTCGCATGGCTGTTATTTCTTTATATTATTCCTGTCGGCGGAATATTCGCTTACCTGTTACTCGGTGAACGCTACCTTGGCCATTTAAGAGCCAAACGCGCTGACGAGCTGTTCAGCTATTATTCGCATTGGCTTGAACATATCTTACTGGAACAACAAAACCTCTCGCCCGCCCGTCCTGTGCTGCGCCCAGTGATGGAATTGACCCGCGGCAGCCTAGGCATGCCAATCATTGTCGGCAGTCGCTGGTCACTGCACTGCGAAGCCAGTGATGTCTTCGAGCGACTGATTAAAGATATCGATCAAGCACAGCACAGCATTTTCATGGAGTTTTATATCGTCGAAGCTGAAGGCGCGCTATTGCCAGTACTCACAGCGCTGCAGCATGCTAGTCGACGCGGTGTTGATGTCTACATGATGCTCGACAGTGTCGGCTCGAATCGGTTTTTGCACTCTAAACATGCTAAACAACTTATCGCGGCAAGGGTGCAACTGGTCGACGCTCTGCATGCCAACCTATTGCGCATGGCCTTTCGCCGACAGGACATACGCCAACATCGCAAACTGGTGTCTATCGACAACAGCATTGCTTACACCGGCTCGATGAATCTTGCCGATCCTAGCTACTTTAAAACGCAATCTGGTGTTGGGCCTTGGGTCGATATGATGGTCAGGCTTGAGGGCGACATCGCCAAAGTTATCCAGGGGACGTTAATCTTTGATTGGGAAATGGAGACCGGCAAACGCCTAGAAAAACACCTGCAAGCGCCAGAATTCAAAGCCGTCAAAGACGATAACCTCATGCAACTGTTACCAAGCGGGCCTGCGCTGGATGACGAAGTGCTGTTGCAAGTGCTGCTTACCGGCATTCACAACGCCCGAGAGTCGGTCATGATTACGACGCCTTACTTTGTGCCGGATGAAGCATTACTGCAAGCACTTAAGTCGGCGGCAAAAAGAGGCCTAGACGTTACCATCATAGTGCCGGCAAAAAACGACAGTCGACTAGCCGATTACGCTGGTCGTTCGTTTTATCTCGAGTTACTGCAAGCCGGTGTCAGACTGCTGCTGTTTAAGGACGGCTTGCTGCATACCAAAACCGTCATTGTTGATCGACACCTGGTGCTGATCGGCTCGGTCAATCTCGACATGCGCTCCATCTGGCTAAACTTTGAAGCGACCCTGATTGTTGATGACGAGGATTTCTCTGCTGAAGTGCTGAGTCAAATCGAGCAATACCGCGAGCGCTCCGACCACCTAACGATAGGCCAATGGCAAAAACGACCGCGCTATCAGCGACTACTCGAAAACCTAATTCAGTTAGCCAGCCCTCTGCTTTAG
- the rpsJ gene encoding 30S ribosomal protein S10: protein MQNQKIRIRLKAFDHRLIDVSTQEIVDTAKRTGAQVRGPIPLPTRKERFTVLISPHVNKDARDQYEIRTHKRMLDIVEPTEKTVDALRKLDLAAGVDIQISLG from the coding sequence ATGCAGAACCAAAAGATCAGAATTCGCTTGAAAGCATTCGATCATCGATTGATCGATGTGTCGACTCAAGAAATTGTCGACACGGCGAAGCGTACAGGCGCGCAGGTGCGTGGTCCGATTCCACTGCCTACACGAAAAGAACGCTTCACTGTGCTGATCTCTCCGCACGTGAATAAGGATGCCCGTGATCAGTACGAAATTCGTACTCACAAGCGCATGCTAGATATTGTTGAGCCAACTGAAAAGACAGTCGATGCACTGCGTAAGTTGGACTTGGCAGCAGGTGTGGATATTCAAATTAGTCTTGGCTAA
- the rplC gene encoding 50S ribosomal protein L3 — translation MSIGLIGRKAGMTRVFTEQGSSIPVTVVEVEPNRISQVKTEDADGYSAVQLTAGKKRANHVSKAEAGHFAKANVEMGTLTREFRVADVSEFEAGKELTVALFEAGQKVDVIGTSKGKGFAGGIKRHNFHMQDATHGNSLSHRAPGSIGQCQTPGRVWKGKKMAGHMGAERKTVQSVEVVRVDAERNLLLIKGGVPGATGSHVFVQPAVKG, via the coding sequence ATGTCAATTGGTTTAATTGGCCGTAAAGCAGGTATGACTCGGGTTTTTACCGAGCAAGGTAGTTCAATACCTGTAACGGTTGTCGAGGTAGAGCCAAATCGCATTTCTCAGGTTAAAACTGAAGATGCCGATGGTTATTCTGCCGTCCAGCTAACCGCTGGTAAAAAGCGTGCTAATCACGTTAGCAAAGCAGAGGCAGGTCACTTTGCAAAAGCTAATGTTGAAATGGGTACGTTGACTCGTGAGTTTAGAGTAGCGGATGTTTCAGAGTTTGAAGCAGGTAAAGAGCTTACTGTAGCCTTATTTGAAGCGGGTCAGAAAGTTGATGTGATCGGTACCTCCAAGGGTAAAGGTTTCGCTGGTGGCATTAAGCGCCACAACTTTCACATGCAAGATGCAACTCATGGTAACTCGCTTTCTCACCGCGCTCCCGGTTCTATCGGTCAGTGTCAGACGCCTGGTCGTGTCTGGAAAGGTAAGAAAATGGCAGGTCACATGGGTGCAGAGCGTAAGACGGTTCAATCTGTTGAAGTCGTACGTGTTGATGCAGAACGTAACTTGTTACTTATTAAAGGTGGTGTTCCGGGCGCAACTGGTTCACACGTTTTTGTTCAACCAGCAGTTAAAGGCTAA
- the rplD gene encoding 50S ribosomal protein L4 translates to MDIQVANAKSKVELNDATFGKEYNEALVHQVVTAYLAGARQGSVATKNRSAVAGGGAKPWRQKGTGRARAGTIRSPIWVGGGHTFARSQQNWTQKVNKKMYRGAMKSILSELVRQERLVVVEDLKFDQPKTKAFLAKMKDFNVSNALIVADEVDQNLYLSARNVPHVEVSDVAGVNPVNLVAYEKVVVTVAAIEKLQEVFA, encoded by the coding sequence ATGGATATTCAAGTTGCAAACGCTAAGTCAAAGGTTGAATTAAACGATGCAACCTTTGGTAAAGAATATAATGAAGCTTTAGTGCACCAGGTAGTGACCGCTTATTTGGCGGGCGCGCGACAGGGTTCTGTTGCGACTAAAAACCGTTCTGCGGTTGCTGGTGGCGGTGCTAAGCCATGGCGTCAAAAGGGTACGGGCCGTGCTCGTGCAGGTACTATTCGTTCACCTATCTGGGTTGGCGGTGGTCATACTTTTGCTCGCTCTCAACAAAACTGGACTCAGAAAGTAAACAAAAAGATGTATCGCGGTGCGATGAAATCTATTTTGTCTGAGCTAGTTCGTCAGGAGCGTTTGGTTGTGGTTGAAGATCTTAAGTTCGATCAACCAAAAACTAAGGCTTTCTTGGCAAAAATGAAAGATTTCAATGTCTCTAATGCTTTGATTGTTGCGGATGAGGTTGATCAAAATCTTTATCTTTCGGCACGTAACGTACCACACGTAGAAGTTAGCGATGTTGCTGGTGTTAACCCAGTGAATCTTGTTGCTTACGAAAAAGTAGTGGTAACTGTTGCTGCGATTGAAAAACTACAGGAGGTGTTCGCATGA
- the rplW gene encoding 50S ribosomal protein L23, with translation MNQERIYQVVFGPHISEKATIVAEDNSQYVFRVANDATKPEIRKAVEQLFDVKVESVRTLIQKGKTKRTQRGMGKRNDVKKAYVRLAAGQEIDFLAAE, from the coding sequence ATGAATCAGGAACGCATCTATCAGGTCGTTTTCGGACCGCACATCTCTGAAAAAGCGACTATCGTAGCTGAAGATAACAGCCAATATGTATTCCGCGTAGCAAACGATGCCACTAAGCCTGAAATTCGTAAGGCTGTTGAGCAATTGTTTGACGTTAAAGTGGAATCCGTTCGCACACTTATCCAGAAGGGTAAAACCAAGCGCACTCAGCGCGGTATGGGTAAGCGTAACGACGTTAAAAAGGCTTACGTTCGTCTAGCAGCAGGTCAGGAAATTGATTTCCTGGCGGCAGAATAA
- the rplB gene encoding 50S ribosomal protein L2: MAIVKAKPTSAGRRHLTKVVNAELHKGAPHAALVEKKSKTGGRNNNGRITTRHIGGGHKHHYRVVDFKRNKDGVEAKVERLEYDPNRSAHIALVCYLDGERRYVLAPNGLKAGDKIISGEHAPIKIGNSMPLRSIPVGSVVHNVELKPGKGGQLARSAGTSIQLVAREGSYATLRLRSGEMRKVLSDCRATLGEVSNSEHSLRQLGKAGATRWRGVRPTVRGVAMNPVDHPHGGGEGRTSGGRHPVTPWGVPTKGYKTRKNKRTDKYIVRRRSK, translated from the coding sequence ATGGCAATTGTCAAAGCAAAACCGACGTCAGCAGGACGTCGTCACCTAACTAAAGTAGTTAATGCTGAGTTACACAAAGGTGCTCCTCATGCTGCGTTAGTTGAGAAAAAGTCTAAAACTGGTGGTCGTAACAACAACGGTCGCATTACAACTCGTCACATTGGTGGTGGTCATAAGCACCATTACCGTGTTGTTGATTTCAAACGCAACAAAGACGGTGTTGAAGCGAAAGTTGAGCGTCTTGAATACGATCCAAACCGTTCTGCGCACATTGCGTTGGTTTGTTACTTGGACGGTGAGCGTCGTTACGTTCTCGCGCCAAACGGTCTAAAAGCAGGAGATAAAATTATCTCTGGCGAACATGCACCAATTAAAATTGGTAACAGCATGCCGTTACGTAGCATTCCTGTAGGTTCGGTTGTACACAACGTTGAATTGAAGCCTGGTAAGGGTGGTCAGCTGGCTCGTTCAGCCGGTACATCAATTCAATTGGTTGCACGTGAAGGCTCTTACGCAACCTTGCGTCTTCGTTCAGGCGAAATGCGCAAAGTGTTGTCAGATTGTCGTGCAACTCTCGGTGAAGTTAGTAACTCCGAGCACAGCTTACGCCAGTTAGGTAAAGCCGGTGCAACTCGTTGGCGTGGTGTTCGTCCAACAGTTCGTGGTGTTGCAATGAACCCGGTAGATCACCCACATGGTGGTGGTGAAGGTCGTACCTCTGGTGGTCGTCACCCTGTTACACCTTGGGGTGTGCCTACAAAAGGTTACAAGACTCGTAAAAACAAGCGCACGGACAAGTATATCGTTCGTCGTCGCTCTAAATAA
- the rpsS gene encoding 30S ribosomal protein S19, translating into MPRSLKKGPFVDLHLMKKVEAALEAGEKRPIKTWSRRSTIFPDFVGLTFAVHNGRQHVPVFVTEDMVGHKLGEFALTRTYKGHAADKKAKR; encoded by the coding sequence GTGCCACGTTCACTTAAGAAAGGTCCATTTGTTGACCTGCACTTGATGAAAAAGGTAGAGGCTGCACTGGAAGCAGGCGAAAAGCGTCCAATTAAAACTTGGTCGCGTCGCTCCACAATCTTCCCAGATTTTGTTGGGTTGACCTTTGCAGTCCATAATGGCCGTCAACATGTGCCTGTGTTTGTAACCGAAGATATGGTTGGACACAAGTTGGGCGAGTTTGCATTAACTCGTACTTACAAGGGTCATGCTGCGGATAAAAAAGCGAAGCGTTAA
- the rplV gene encoding 50S ribosomal protein L22, producing the protein METQAVLRGARLSAQKGRLIADLIRGKAVAEALDILTFSPKKGADLFKKVLESAIANAEHNNGADIDELTVSTVFVDEGMTMKRIRPRAKGRADRILKRTSHITVKVAEQN; encoded by the coding sequence ATGGAAACACAAGCTGTATTGCGCGGTGCGCGTCTGTCTGCTCAGAAGGGTCGTCTAATTGCGGATCTTATCCGTGGTAAGGCGGTCGCTGAAGCTTTGGATATTTTGACTTTTAGCCCGAAAAAAGGTGCTGACCTTTTCAAGAAGGTTTTAGAGTCTGCCATTGCTAACGCTGAGCATAACAACGGTGCTGATATCGACGAGTTAACTGTGTCGACTGTATTCGTAGATGAAGGCATGACAATGAAACGTATTCGCCCACGTGCGAAAGGTCGTGCGGATCGTATCTTAAAACGTACGAGCCACATTACGGTCAAAGTTGCCGAGCAGAATTAA
- the rpsC gene encoding 30S ribosomal protein S3, with the protein MGQKVHPTGIRLGITKDHNSVWYAGSDTYSDKLLNDIEVRSYLEKKLEKASVSKIVIERPAQNAKISIHTARPGIVIGKKGEDVEVLRQDLTKMMGIPVHINIEEIRKPDLDGKLVAQSIAGQLERRVMFRRAMKRAMQNAMRSGAEGIRVEVSGRLGGAEIARSEWYLEGRVPLHTLRADIDYATAEANTTYGVIGVKVWIFKGEVLGGIEQVRAQAKAAPKKNQKR; encoded by the coding sequence ATGGGTCAAAAGGTTCATCCGACTGGTATCCGACTCGGCATCACTAAAGACCATAATTCGGTCTGGTATGCAGGTTCAGATACTTATTCAGATAAGCTATTGAACGACATCGAAGTTCGTAGCTATCTAGAAAAGAAACTAGAGAAAGCCTCTGTAAGCAAGATTGTTATTGAACGTCCTGCGCAGAACGCAAAAATCTCTATTCATACCGCTCGCCCAGGTATTGTGATCGGTAAGAAAGGTGAAGATGTGGAAGTTCTTCGTCAAGATTTGACGAAGATGATGGGTATTCCTGTCCACATCAACATCGAAGAGATTCGTAAGCCTGATTTAGACGGCAAGTTAGTTGCTCAGTCTATTGCAGGTCAGCTAGAGCGTCGCGTTATGTTCCGTCGTGCTATGAAGCGCGCGATGCAAAATGCAATGCGTTCAGGTGCTGAAGGTATTCGTGTTGAAGTAAGTGGTCGTTTAGGCGGTGCAGAAATTGCTCGTTCTGAATGGTACTTAGAAGGTCGAGTTCCGTTGCACACACTACGTGCCGATATCGATTACGCGACTGCAGAAGCGAACACCACTTATGGTGTTATCGGTGTAAAAGTTTGGATTTTCAAAGGTGAAGTTTTAGGTGGTATCGAACAAGTTCGTGCCCAAGCTAAAGCAGCTCCTAAGAAAAACCAGAAGCGATAA
- the rplP gene encoding 50S ribosomal protein L16, which produces MLQPKRTKFRKMMKGRNRGLAERGSKVSFGEYALKATGRGRITARQIEAARRAMTRHVKRGGKIWIRVFPDKPITRKPLEVRQGKGKGNVEYWVCQVQPGKVLYEMEGVDEEIAREAFRLAAAKIPVATTFVKRQVM; this is translated from the coding sequence ATGTTACAGCCAAAACGTACAAAATTCCGCAAGATGATGAAAGGCCGCAATCGTGGTCTGGCAGAACGCGGAAGTAAAGTTAGCTTCGGTGAATACGCGCTAAAAGCCACCGGTCGCGGTCGTATTACGGCTCGCCAGATCGAGGCAGCACGTCGTGCAATGACCCGTCACGTTAAGCGTGGTGGTAAAATTTGGATCCGTGTATTCCCGGACAAGCCGATTACTCGTAAGCCTCTAGAGGTTCGTCAGGGTAAAGGTAAAGGTAATGTTGAATACTGGGTTTGCCAGGTTCAGCCAGGCAAGGTTTTATACGAAATGGAAGGTGTTGACGAAGAGATCGCACGCGAAGCATTCCGCTTAGCTGCTGCGAAGATTCCAGTAGCTACCACTTTCGTTAAGCGACAGGTGATGTGA
- the rpmC gene encoding 50S ribosomal protein L29 — MNAKDLREKSVDELNTTLLDLLRDQFKYRMQKATGQMTQTHLLPQVRKDIARVKTVLNEKAGA, encoded by the coding sequence ATGAACGCTAAAGATCTTCGTGAAAAATCTGTAGACGAGTTGAACACCACTCTGCTGGACTTGCTACGCGATCAATTCAAATATCGCATGCAAAAGGCGACGGGTCAGATGACTCAGACGCATTTGCTTCCGCAAGTCCGCAAGGACATTGCTCGTGTTAAAACTGTACTAAACGAGAAAGCAGGTGCTTGA
- the rpsQ gene encoding 30S ribosomal protein S17 translates to MSEKTTRTVTGQVVSDKADKTITVLLERKVKHPIYGKFVKRSTKIHAHDENNDCGLGDTVTVEECRPMSKSKTWRLVSIDERAVRV, encoded by the coding sequence ATGTCTGAGAAAACAACTCGTACCGTAACTGGTCAAGTCGTCAGCGATAAAGCTGACAAGACAATCACAGTATTGCTTGAGCGCAAAGTGAAGCATCCTATTTATGGGAAATTCGTTAAGCGTTCAACCAAGATCCACGCTCATGATGAAAATAATGACTGTGGTTTGGGTGATACTGTGACTGTCGAAGAGTGCCGTCCGATGTCCAAGTCTAAGACCTGGCGGTTGGTAAGTATCGACGAACGCGCAGTCCGCGTTTAA
- the rplN gene encoding 50S ribosomal protein L14, with protein sequence MIQTESVLDVADNSGAKRVQCIKVLGGSHRRYAHIGDLIKVSVKEAIPRGKVKKGQVMNAVVVRTKKGVRRPDGSIIRFDTNSAVLLNASNAPVGTRIFGPVTRELRTEKFMKIISLAPEVL encoded by the coding sequence ATGATCCAAACAGAATCCGTATTGGATGTAGCAGACAACAGCGGTGCCAAACGAGTCCAGTGTATTAAGGTCTTGGGTGGTTCACACCGTCGTTATGCTCACATTGGCGACCTGATTAAAGTTTCCGTGAAAGAAGCAATTCCTCGCGGCAAAGTTAAGAAAGGTCAAGTGATGAACGCAGTTGTTGTTCGCACTAAAAAAGGTGTTCGTCGTCCGGATGGTTCTATCATTCGTTTCGATACGAACTCAGCAGTATTGTTGAACGCGTCTAACGCTCCGGTAGGTACTCGTATCTTCGGTCCTGTTACTCGTGAACTACGTACTGAAAAATTCATGAAAATCATTTCCCTGGCACCGGAAGTACTTTAA
- the rplX gene encoding 50S ribosomal protein L24, which translates to MRKLIKGDEVVVIAGKDKGKRGKITSVIFDAKKGDKFLVSGVNMIKKHQKPNPQAQVVGGIIEKEAPIAVSNVAIFNPETNKGDRVGFKTNEDGTKVRIFKSTNKVIGE; encoded by the coding sequence ATGCGTAAGTTAATTAAAGGCGATGAAGTTGTAGTTATCGCTGGCAAGGATAAAGGTAAGCGCGGCAAAATTACTTCGGTAATTTTTGACGCTAAGAAAGGCGACAAGTTTTTAGTGTCTGGTGTCAATATGATTAAAAAACACCAGAAGCCAAACCCACAGGCGCAAGTCGTGGGCGGCATCATTGAAAAAGAAGCTCCAATTGCAGTTTCTAATGTTGCTATCTTCAACCCGGAAACTAATAAAGGTGACCGTGTTGGCTTCAAGACGAATGAAGACGGAACTAAGGTTCGCATCTTCAAATCCACTAACAAAGTTATCGGTGAATAA
- the rplE gene encoding 50S ribosomal protein L5, producing the protein MSRLKDLYKADVVPALLKEFGYANVMEVPRVTKVTLNMGVGEALGDKKQLESAVKDLEAISGQKVVVTKARKSVAGFKVREGWPIGAKVTLRKERMWEFLDRLVDISLPRVRDFRGINPKSFDGRGNYSMGVKEQIIFPEIEYDKVDKLRGMDITITTTARTNDEGRALLKALSFPFKS; encoded by the coding sequence ATGTCTAGACTTAAAGATCTATACAAAGCTGATGTTGTGCCCGCGCTTTTAAAAGAGTTCGGTTACGCAAACGTCATGGAAGTGCCACGCGTCACCAAAGTAACTTTGAACATGGGTGTCGGTGAAGCGTTAGGCGACAAAAAGCAATTGGAAAGTGCTGTTAAAGATTTAGAAGCGATCTCTGGTCAAAAAGTTGTTGTGACCAAGGCTCGTAAATCTGTTGCAGGCTTTAAAGTTCGTGAAGGTTGGCCGATTGGTGCCAAGGTAACACTACGTAAAGAACGTATGTGGGAATTCTTGGATCGTTTGGTTGACATTTCTTTACCTCGTGTACGTGACTTCCGCGGTATTAACCCTAAGTCATTCGATGGGCGTGGTAACTACAGCATGGGTGTTAAAGAGCAGATCATCTTCCCAGAGATCGAATACGATAAAGTGGATAAGTTGCGTGGTATGGACATTACCATCACTACAACTGCTCGCACCAATGACGAAGGCCGCGCTCTATTGAAAGCGTTGTCCTTCCCATTCAAAAGCTAA
- the rpsN gene encoding 30S ribosomal protein S14 produces MAKESMKAREAKRAKLVAKFAEKRAKLKAIIKNPASSDEDVWEAQIALQKLPKDASPVRMQRRCQVTGRPHAVYRKFGLSRNILREQAMLGNVPGLKKASW; encoded by the coding sequence ATGGCTAAAGAGAGTATGAAGGCTCGCGAAGCTAAGCGTGCCAAGCTAGTTGCTAAGTTTGCTGAGAAGCGAGCGAAGTTAAAAGCAATTATCAAAAACCCAGCTTCTTCTGACGAAGATGTATGGGAAGCACAAATAGCGTTGCAAAAGCTTCCAAAAGACGCAAGTCCTGTTAGAATGCAGCGCCGTTGTCAAGTGACGGGTCGTCCACACGCGGTTTACCGTAAGTTTGGTCTATCTCGTAACATACTTCGTGAACAAGCCATGTTAGGCAATGTTCCGGGGCTTAAAAAAGCAAGTTGGTAA
- the rpsH gene encoding 30S ribosomal protein S8, which produces MSMQDTLADMFTRIRNAQRSGHAAVALPSSKQKVAVAEVLKAEGYVAGFNVEGDVKKVMTIELKYFEGKPVIESIKRISRPGLRQYRGAQDLPSVSGGLGIAIISTSKGVMTDRAARAAAIGGEVLCEVF; this is translated from the coding sequence ATGAGTATGCAAGACACGCTTGCGGATATGTTCACACGTATTCGTAATGCACAGCGTTCCGGTCATGCTGCAGTTGCACTTCCTTCTTCTAAGCAGAAGGTTGCAGTTGCTGAAGTATTGAAAGCCGAAGGTTATGTAGCTGGTTTTAACGTCGAAGGTGATGTTAAGAAAGTTATGACTATCGAGCTGAAGTATTTCGAAGGCAAGCCGGTAATCGAATCGATTAAGCGAATTTCCCGTCCTGGTTTACGTCAATACCGTGGCGCACAGGATCTGCCTAGTGTATCAGGCGGTTTGGGCATTGCTATTATTTCCACTTCTAAAGGCGTCATGACTGATCGCGCAGCCCGAGCTGCAGCAATTGGTGGTGAAGTGCTTTGTGAAGTCTTCTAA
- the rplF gene encoding 50S ribosomal protein L6: MSRIAKSPVTIPSGVEVKLDSSAITVKAGKASLTQAQHPSVEIKQEGEALTFVPRDGGKIAHAMSGTMRALVNNMVVGVSQGFEKKLVLNGVGYRAKAAGKSVNLTLGFSHPVDYDLPEGVSAETPSNTEIVLKSADKQLLGQVAAEIRAFRPPEPYKGKGVRYADEYVRRKEAKKK; encoded by the coding sequence ATGTCTCGAATAGCAAAATCTCCTGTGACTATTCCTTCTGGTGTTGAAGTAAAACTGGATAGTTCAGCTATTACAGTTAAAGCCGGTAAGGCAAGTTTAACTCAGGCTCAGCACCCTTCTGTTGAAATTAAACAAGAAGGTGAAGCTCTTACTTTTGTCCCGCGTGACGGTGGCAAAATTGCTCATGCGATGTCTGGTACTATGCGCGCGCTTGTTAACAACATGGTTGTTGGCGTATCACAAGGTTTCGAAAAGAAACTGGTACTTAACGGTGTTGGTTACCGTGCAAAAGCAGCGGGCAAGTCCGTCAATCTAACTCTTGGCTTTTCACATCCAGTGGATTATGACTTGCCAGAGGGTGTTTCCGCAGAAACGCCAAGCAACACTGAGATCGTACTGAAAAGTGCTGATAAGCAGTTGCTAGGTCAGGTTGCCGCAGAAATCCGCGCATTCCGTCCGCCAGAGCCATATAAAGGCAAGGGTGTACGTTACGCTGACGAATACGTTCGTCGTAAAGAAGCTAAGAAGAAGTAA